The following are from one region of the Gossypium hirsutum isolate 1008001.06 chromosome D03, Gossypium_hirsutum_v2.1, whole genome shotgun sequence genome:
- the LOC107927046 gene encoding uncharacterized protein, whose protein sequence is MERHVERVLNRVALISVSIATLILLYLLLQTPETCIPRNAPRKPHFRFPKSSCDFYSRDYLPLHKKNTRLWSSKFWITRVSSYTHFFTQLYQMGVLKNHSKVLCVSAGAGHEVMALTKLGVEDVTGVELIESLPFVSRADPHNLPFFDKAFDVAFTAHLEDALYPLQYAREMERTVRKGGVLVVVVEERSEEEVKEIVRLFRMSSLLHSSCLTFIGNRITRILLKNKASA, encoded by the coding sequence ATGGAAAGGCACGTAGAGAGAGTCCTAAACAGAGTAGCATTGATATCAGTGAGCATAGCCACATTGATTCTGCTTTACCTCCTCCTCCAAACCCCAGAAACATGCATCCCAAGAAATGCTCCCAGAAAGCCTCACTTTAGATTCCCAAAATCCAGTTGTGACTTTTATTCTCGTGACTACCTCCCTCTTCACAAGAAAAACACTCGCCTTTGGTCCTCCAAATTTTGGATCACCAGGGTCTCTTCCTACACTCACTTCTTCACCCAACTTTACCAAATGGGTGTCCTAAAAAACCACTCCAAAGTGCTGTGTGTCTCAGCTGGAGCTGGGCATGAGGTCATGGCTCTAACAAAACTGGGAGTTGAGGATGTTACAGGTGTTGAGCTGATAGAGTCATTGCCTTTTGTTAGCAGGGCCGACCCCCATAATCTTCCTTTCTTTGATAAGGCTTTTGATGTCGCATTTACTGCTCATTTGGAAGACGCCTTGTATCCTTTGCAGTATGCAAGGGAGATGGAGAGGACTGTGAGAAAAGGTGGTGTGTTAGTGGTGGTTGTGGAGGAGCGTAGTGAGGAGGAAGTAAAGGAGATTGTTAGGTTGTTTAGAATGTCCAGCCTTCTTCACTCTTCTTGTCTTACTTTTATAGGAAACAGAATCACCAGGATTCTATTGAAAAATAAGGCTTctgcttaa